In the Armatimonas rosea genome, one interval contains:
- a CDS encoding PQQ-binding-like beta-propeller repeat protein, with the protein MNDPWYTRRPVTRFLGITGCIVTLVASCYRINVQDERNHYRGDQLVASETAVRFSEDGKQLFGVVGTSTPKDSHWELRAWETSQGRLLWRHRLPSTPPGTYDYDYALSQNMVALATSGKYVAVVTDKELALRSTETGRVLWRTPSTTTDGFRICFSPSGKLIALSEPGSESVRVFDVETGRKRNALYVFYKAPSYPLHFLADGSVLVPEIRRDPKSKEDVTLLVARDPLTGATRRRIARDVVHWTVSPKGDKVLVTQQRQVLLTTPTGKVTASHRLVGFNGYSGPEATFWSDGVSVRVTDNYQRSYLWNPARVGSSAITARDFSRDVLYFPTTTKAVRVSSTWGPGSHEPLGALVEPRRRIALEGQTGWEL; encoded by the coding sequence CGAGCTGCTACCGTATCAATGTCCAGGACGAGCGGAACCACTACCGCGGCGATCAGCTGGTTGCCTCCGAGACGGCCGTGCGCTTCTCCGAAGATGGGAAGCAGCTCTTTGGCGTCGTTGGGACAAGCACGCCGAAGGACTCTCATTGGGAGCTACGGGCATGGGAGACTAGCCAAGGTCGGCTCCTCTGGCGGCACCGCCTTCCCTCAACTCCGCCGGGAACCTACGACTATGACTACGCCCTGAGTCAGAACATGGTAGCTCTGGCGACCTCGGGAAAGTATGTGGCCGTGGTGACGGATAAGGAGCTCGCGCTCCGCTCGACCGAGACGGGCCGCGTACTCTGGCGCACCCCTTCGACAACTACCGACGGTTTCAGGATATGTTTCTCCCCTTCAGGAAAGCTCATCGCGCTCTCTGAGCCTGGGTCTGAGTCGGTGCGCGTCTTTGACGTGGAGACGGGACGAAAGCGGAACGCACTCTATGTGTTCTACAAGGCCCCAAGCTACCCGCTCCACTTCCTCGCTGACGGCAGCGTGCTTGTGCCCGAGATTCGGCGCGATCCGAAGAGCAAAGAAGACGTCACCTTGCTGGTCGCCCGTGACCCGCTCACGGGAGCAACGCGGCGGCGTATCGCCCGTGATGTCGTGCACTGGACCGTCTCCCCAAAAGGCGACAAGGTTCTCGTCACCCAGCAGCGCCAGGTTCTTCTCACGACACCTACGGGGAAAGTGACGGCTAGTCACCGCCTTGTGGGATTTAACGGCTATTCGGGACCCGAAGCCACCTTCTGGTCCGATGGGGTCTCGGTGCGGGTTACGGATAACTATCAGAGAAGCTACCTCTGGAATCCGGCACGTGTGGGGAGTAGCGCGATCACGGCTCGGGATTTCTCCCGCGATGTCCTCTATTTTCCGACGACAACCAAGGCAGTGCGTGTGTCGTCTACGTGGGGGCCGGGCTCCCATGAGCCACTGGGGGCACTGGTGGAACCGAGGAGGAGGATCGCACTGGAAGGCCAGACGGGCTGGGAGCTTTAG
- a CDS encoding PQQ-binding-like beta-propeller repeat protein gives MTRFLLVVGTLATVVLASVIGYVEIAGRQRAGEYLWLYRHGAVFSQDNQRFYSLVHRETLWEGTKQLRAWETKSGKLLWQAPVGNPDESRDGFNITIAVSPHYVAVMNTSSVSVHSAATGKVLWTRPEQRLGVEPWIFFSPDEKTLVYALEYKVVAVAAATGAHLWDGDYFWGGGFLPDGTLLLPELRDARNSPKEQSIVVVDPQTGERIRVVDPQTGERIRNVTPEPFDWGLSPSGRLLACVGPKALWLVDTASGKVLQRTVYAFAPQMMSGSMGIGPGTPAITFNSKETKVYPYGSDFWDLKKNTLQKKKLDNEHGGALTSPDGTLVLEKGQTGGLHQRFPLGYLVDTASKKRVVTLEGLTGW, from the coding sequence TTGACCCGCTTTCTTCTGGTCGTGGGCACTCTTGCGACAGTCGTACTGGCCTCCGTCATTGGTTACGTTGAGATTGCGGGAAGGCAGCGTGCAGGGGAGTACCTCTGGCTGTACCGCCACGGTGCCGTCTTTTCCCAGGACAACCAGCGCTTCTACTCGTTGGTGCACCGGGAGACCCTCTGGGAAGGCACGAAGCAGCTCCGGGCGTGGGAGACAAAGTCCGGCAAGCTCTTGTGGCAAGCCCCCGTGGGCAACCCCGACGAGAGCCGAGATGGGTTCAATATTACGATCGCCGTGAGTCCGCACTATGTTGCCGTGATGAACACAAGCTCGGTCTCCGTTCACAGCGCCGCGACGGGGAAAGTGCTTTGGACACGTCCTGAGCAACGCCTCGGTGTGGAGCCTTGGATTTTCTTTAGCCCGGATGAAAAGACCCTTGTCTATGCCCTGGAATACAAAGTGGTGGCCGTGGCAGCAGCAACAGGCGCGCACCTCTGGGATGGGGATTATTTTTGGGGAGGAGGCTTTCTCCCTGATGGCACGCTCCTCCTCCCTGAGCTAAGGGATGCTCGCAATTCGCCCAAGGAGCAGAGTATCGTCGTGGTCGATCCGCAAACCGGAGAGCGGATTCGAGTGGTCGATCCGCAAACCGGAGAGCGGATTCGAAACGTGACACCCGAGCCGTTCGACTGGGGGCTCTCGCCCAGTGGCCGCCTCCTTGCGTGCGTCGGCCCCAAGGCGCTCTGGCTTGTGGATACAGCCTCGGGTAAGGTCCTCCAGCGCACTGTCTATGCGTTCGCTCCACAGATGATGTCAGGAAGTATGGGAATCGGCCCAGGGACGCCAGCCATTACGTTCAATTCCAAGGAGACAAAGGTATATCCCTACGGGTCAGATTTCTGGGATCTCAAAAAGAATACGTTGCAGAAGAAAAAACTGGACAACGAGCACGGGGGTGCGCTCACCTCGCCCGATGGCACGCTCGTGCTGGAGAAGGGGCAGACGGGGGGGCTTCACCAGCGCTTCCCGCTCGGGTATCTCGTGGACACCGCGAGCAAGAAGCGCGTCGTGACTCTGGAGGGCCTGACCGGCTGGTAG
- a CDS encoding RNA ligase — translation MDRAALLTKLSKSGFLTHTTADNRVLVHPARNKFDWEPDELIYRSAVLDADGSIASLGWPKFFNQGESPTHDSVIAQELAAGRAVITHKHDGSLLIRSVLSDKQVLLRTRGSYDGGEYGVAAHAVATAKYPALLDPDVFPEGSLLFEYVGQANQIVVRYEGDDDLIFLGAVLHDTQRYLPFAELKPLAERLGLRLVETYDWARTGGIGDVLSLVQDWNHAEGVVVRSGDGQTLLKIKSAWYFAQHALRWHMTYDSIVRFVLDGGITDEAGLESGLAKAGWDYEIIVKAKEHFAVYKTRRAEADQLTAQVEALIAGFNGSGIAYDDERARRKAFAALVFSQHAPLAKYAFTLYDGKRTLLESVLLKNVIYQRK, via the coding sequence ATGGATCGGGCGGCACTACTTACGAAGCTGAGCAAGAGCGGGTTTCTCACCCACACGACGGCGGACAACCGGGTGCTGGTGCATCCGGCCCGCAACAAGTTCGACTGGGAGCCCGACGAGCTGATCTACCGGTCCGCCGTGCTCGACGCGGACGGAAGCATCGCTTCGCTCGGCTGGCCGAAGTTCTTCAATCAGGGCGAGTCGCCCACGCACGACTCGGTGATCGCACAGGAGCTGGCGGCGGGTCGGGCCGTGATCACGCACAAGCACGACGGCTCTCTGCTCATCCGCTCCGTCCTATCGGACAAGCAAGTCCTGCTGCGTACGCGCGGCTCGTATGACGGCGGGGAGTACGGGGTAGCGGCCCACGCGGTCGCGACTGCCAAGTACCCCGCCCTCCTCGATCCCGATGTCTTTCCCGAGGGCTCGCTACTCTTTGAGTATGTTGGGCAGGCCAACCAGATTGTCGTGCGCTACGAAGGCGACGACGACCTGATCTTCCTCGGCGCCGTTCTCCACGACACCCAGCGCTACCTTCCCTTCGCGGAGCTAAAGCCCCTCGCGGAGAGGCTGGGCCTGCGATTAGTTGAGACCTACGACTGGGCACGCACGGGGGGGATCGGGGACGTGCTCTCGCTGGTGCAGGACTGGAACCACGCGGAGGGAGTGGTCGTGCGCTCTGGCGACGGCCAGACCTTGCTGAAGATCAAGTCCGCCTGGTACTTCGCCCAGCACGCGCTCCGCTGGCACATGACCTACGACAGCATTGTCCGGTTTGTGCTGGATGGCGGGATCACCGACGAGGCAGGGCTGGAGTCCGGGCTGGCGAAGGCGGGCTGGGACTACGAGATCATTGTCAAGGCCAAGGAGCACTTCGCGGTCTATAAGACCCGTCGCGCGGAGGCAGACCAGCTCACCGCCCAAGTCGAGGCGCTAATCGCGGGCTTCAACGGCTCCGGGATCGCCTACGACGACGAGCGGGCGCGGCGCAAGGCGTTTGCGGCGCTGGTCTTCTCGCAGCACGCCCCGCTCGCCAAGTACGCCTTCACGCTCTACGACGGCAAGCGGACGCTCTTGGAGTCGGTCTTGCTGAAGAACGTCATCTACCAGCGCAAGTAG
- a CDS encoding SRPBCC family protein: MPTLTFHTKLAVSQQTLWDFHNSPAALTKITPPGTRVRLLDPPESLGQGVIFTLVVSQPPLYVPLPWRCEFVVYEPPCRFVDHQVPGKGPFAFWEHEHRFEPDGPDSCLLVDTITYTPPLGFLGRIADRLFLHRTLTEMFAYRHRVTKEALESV, from the coding sequence ATGCCCACCTTAACGTTCCATACTAAGCTCGCTGTCTCACAACAAACCCTCTGGGATTTTCACAATAGCCCGGCAGCGCTCACCAAGATCACCCCTCCCGGCACCCGTGTGCGGCTCCTCGATCCCCCCGAGTCTCTTGGGCAGGGAGTGATCTTCACCCTCGTGGTCTCCCAGCCGCCCCTCTACGTGCCGCTTCCCTGGCGCTGTGAGTTTGTGGTCTACGAGCCGCCGTGTCGCTTTGTGGACCACCAAGTTCCGGGGAAGGGCCCCTTTGCTTTCTGGGAACACGAGCACCGTTTTGAACCCGACGGCCCCGATTCGTGTCTATTGGTAGACACGATCACCTACACACCACCCTTGGGTTTTCTCGGGCGAATCGCCGACCGGCTCTTTCTCCACCGCACGCTCACGGAGATGTTTGCCTACCGGCACCGTGTCACAAAGGAGGCTCTTGAGAGCGTTTAG
- a CDS encoding family 16 glycosylhydrolase, whose protein sequence is MRVQFETTGGALFAALAASFGLGMVIQKQKTTAPAPVVATSARPSPQQTAAPNPVTGMTFHDEFDGKALDTQKWIDSYPDGVRTHSNHEQQYYATDGYRLQDGKLVLIGERKPQGGMPYTSGMVSSYGKFSQLYGRFEIRARFPAGKGIWPAFWLLPNDKSWPPEIDILEILGHDPTCIYFTNHWRTVAGTVQNEQGRLRGLDFSKEFHTITLVWKPDVLIWSVDGVERFRTKEHVPQKPMFVLANLAIGGDWPGFPDATTPFPAKMEIDYIRVWAL, encoded by the coding sequence GTGAGAGTCCAGTTTGAGACAACGGGAGGGGCACTCTTTGCCGCCCTCGCCGCCTCGTTTGGGCTTGGGATGGTGATCCAGAAACAGAAAACGACCGCGCCGGCACCCGTCGTGGCGACCTCTGCTCGTCCTAGCCCTCAGCAGACCGCCGCTCCTAATCCCGTGACCGGCATGACCTTCCACGATGAGTTCGACGGCAAGGCCCTAGATACCCAGAAGTGGATCGACTCCTATCCCGATGGTGTGCGTACCCACTCCAACCACGAGCAGCAGTACTATGCCACCGATGGCTACCGGCTCCAGGACGGCAAGCTGGTCCTGATCGGGGAGCGTAAGCCCCAAGGCGGCATGCCCTACACGTCGGGGATGGTCTCCAGCTACGGAAAGTTCTCCCAGCTCTACGGGCGGTTTGAGATCCGTGCGCGCTTTCCGGCGGGCAAGGGAATCTGGCCCGCGTTTTGGCTCTTGCCTAACGACAAGTCTTGGCCCCCGGAGATCGATATCCTGGAGATCTTGGGGCACGATCCGACCTGTATCTACTTTACCAACCACTGGCGCACGGTGGCGGGGACGGTCCAGAACGAACAAGGGCGGCTCCGTGGCCTGGACTTTTCGAAAGAGTTCCATACGATCACGCTGGTCTGGAAGCCCGATGTTTTGATCTGGAGCGTCGATGGGGTCGAGCGGTTTCGGACCAAGGAGCACGTCCCCCAGAAGCCGATGTTTGTCCTGGCGAACCTGGCGATCGGTGGCGACTGGCCGGGATTCCCGGATGCGACGACGCCCTTCCCGGCAAAGATGGAGATCGACTACATCCGGGTCTGGGCACTGTGA
- a CDS encoding sporulation protein, translating into MLEKVKAFWRLTNNTGSYVALQLDKDAFDFGEPLTGTVQIEGVDRALEGSVELTLFRRDRGRSEPTVTYDWVAIVEQTVITPLTVAEGEKKALTFAIAPAAYSPYLAHYEPDGERGRLRLEARVSLRGAPDPRHAAEFRFTSAPA; encoded by the coding sequence ATGCTGGAGAAGGTCAAGGCATTCTGGCGGCTGACAAACAACACAGGAAGCTACGTCGCGCTCCAGCTCGACAAAGACGCCTTTGACTTCGGCGAGCCCCTCACCGGCACGGTGCAGATAGAGGGAGTGGACCGAGCACTAGAGGGAAGCGTCGAGCTCACGCTCTTTCGACGAGACCGGGGGCGCTCCGAGCCGACCGTCACCTACGACTGGGTCGCCATTGTGGAGCAGACGGTGATCACGCCGCTGACCGTGGCGGAGGGGGAGAAGAAAGCCCTCACGTTTGCGATTGCCCCCGCTGCCTACTCCCCCTACCTCGCGCACTACGAGCCCGACGGAGAGCGGGGCCGGCTTCGCTTGGAGGCACGCGTGAGTCTCCGGGGTGCGCCCGATCCCCGCCACGCTGCGGAGTTTCGCTTTACGAGCGCTCCAGCTTGA
- a CDS encoding alpha/beta hydrolase — translation MLLPPMIALVVPAQPPMDIATLQTALRERATRAGLAAPLRAWFGEANLKRGALKTDELKVAFAIEVADGEPEPKLVSDDGVWSLPLRNIEGSRIWAAATTLPEGFGTRWKFIVGAETRGGGELEVYTAPPESKRQAGVPQGKLTPQPAWKSSVYEGTVRNWWVYVPAQYDASKPAAVMIFMDGHSYKDFVPVVLDNMIHKGELPVSIAIFISPGHRGETPPENGWNGNNRSIEYDTVSDRFSKLIVEEILPEVSKSYNLRKDPAGRLVAGISSGGICAFNLAWQRPDQFHKVLSWVGSFTNLQGGPTGVAGGNTFPAIIRDRRGWDQKGAPKPIRVFLQDGANDLDNKAGNWPLSNQQMAKALAFGQYDYKFVFGNGFHGDRHGRAILPESLRWLWRDEGKK, via the coding sequence ATGCTACTCCCACCCATGATCGCGCTGGTTGTACCAGCACAGCCGCCTATGGATATTGCCACCCTTCAGACCGCGCTCCGCGAGCGTGCGACCCGCGCGGGCCTTGCCGCCCCGCTCCGTGCCTGGTTCGGTGAGGCCAACCTCAAGCGCGGCGCCCTCAAGACCGATGAGCTCAAAGTCGCGTTTGCTATCGAGGTCGCCGACGGTGAGCCGGAGCCCAAGCTGGTCTCCGATGATGGCGTTTGGTCGCTGCCGCTACGCAATATCGAGGGCTCCCGTATCTGGGCTGCCGCCACAACTCTCCCCGAGGGCTTTGGGACGCGCTGGAAGTTCATAGTCGGTGCGGAGACCCGCGGCGGTGGTGAGCTGGAGGTCTACACCGCGCCCCCGGAGAGCAAGCGCCAAGCCGGCGTCCCCCAAGGAAAGCTCACCCCGCAGCCCGCCTGGAAGAGCAGTGTCTACGAGGGGACGGTGCGCAACTGGTGGGTCTATGTCCCCGCCCAGTACGATGCGTCCAAGCCCGCGGCAGTCATGATCTTCATGGACGGCCACTCCTACAAAGACTTTGTCCCGGTCGTGCTGGACAACATGATCCACAAGGGCGAGCTCCCTGTGTCGATTGCCATCTTCATCAGCCCCGGTCACCGAGGCGAGACGCCCCCTGAGAACGGCTGGAACGGCAACAACCGCTCGATCGAGTACGACACGGTCTCGGATCGCTTCTCCAAGCTGATTGTCGAGGAGATCCTCCCCGAGGTTAGTAAGAGCTACAACCTGCGCAAAGACCCGGCGGGGCGCCTGGTAGCGGGCATCTCCAGCGGCGGTATCTGTGCCTTCAACCTCGCCTGGCAGCGCCCCGACCAGTTCCATAAGGTGCTGAGCTGGGTCGGTAGCTTCACCAACCTGCAAGGCGGTCCCACCGGCGTGGCGGGCGGCAACACCTTCCCCGCCATCATCCGCGACCGCCGTGGCTGGGACCAAAAGGGCGCGCCCAAGCCGATCCGGGTGTTCCTCCAAGACGGTGCCAACGACCTGGACAACAAAGCCGGCAACTGGCCTCTCTCCAACCAGCAGATGGCAAAAGCCCTCGCCTTCGGCCAGTACGACTACAAGTTTGTCTTTGGCAACGGCTTCCACGGCGACCGCCACGGCCGCGCGATCCTCCCCGAGTCGCTGCGCTGGCTCTGGCGCGACGAAGGAAAGAAGTAG
- a CDS encoding glycosyltransferase produces the protein MKILVVSHSCVREVNQQLFIELSRLPGVELELVVPETWDDEYGKGMFRSGRHPEATFPIHFCPTIKPGHITFHAYPKLPMAAFKKFAPDLVYSTQEPWSLSNLQFLMAARSLKAKFVYHTNQNLLKKYPPPFSWFEQLSYKEACASLAYSEEARQVLLTKGLKGPSFVVPYGTNVDQFVPGREEALREKLGLGDSVVVGYIGRFVEEKGVDLIVKALPKLPANTKILLVGTGSEEQALKSLAKELGVAERVVFTGGVPHNEADKYLRCMDIMALPSLTRPHWKEQFGRVLIEALACEVAVVGSDSGEIPNVVRNTGGGLVCKEGSVESLTECLSALVNDPARRLAFAKVGCAVVHSQYTFGAVARQLQGIFAEAL, from the coding sequence GTGAAAATTCTGGTGGTCAGTCACTCTTGTGTGCGCGAGGTCAATCAGCAGCTCTTTATCGAGCTCAGTCGTCTGCCTGGAGTGGAGCTGGAGCTGGTAGTGCCCGAGACCTGGGACGATGAGTACGGCAAGGGGATGTTCCGCTCGGGGCGGCACCCGGAGGCGACCTTTCCGATCCACTTCTGCCCGACCATCAAGCCGGGGCACATCACCTTCCATGCCTATCCCAAGCTCCCGATGGCCGCCTTCAAGAAGTTCGCGCCGGACTTGGTCTACTCCACCCAGGAGCCCTGGAGCCTGAGCAACCTGCAGTTTCTGATGGCGGCACGCTCTCTCAAGGCCAAGTTTGTCTACCATACCAACCAGAACCTGCTGAAGAAGTACCCACCGCCGTTTTCGTGGTTCGAGCAGCTCTCCTACAAAGAAGCGTGCGCGTCGCTGGCCTACTCGGAGGAGGCGCGGCAGGTGCTCCTCACCAAGGGGCTGAAGGGACCGTCGTTTGTGGTGCCCTACGGAACCAATGTCGATCAGTTTGTCCCCGGGCGCGAGGAGGCGCTGCGGGAGAAGCTTGGGCTGGGAGACAGTGTCGTGGTGGGCTATATCGGGCGCTTTGTCGAGGAGAAAGGCGTTGATCTGATCGTCAAGGCGCTCCCCAAGCTCCCCGCCAACACGAAGATTTTGTTAGTGGGGACCGGGAGTGAGGAGCAGGCGCTCAAGTCACTGGCGAAGGAGCTCGGCGTGGCGGAGCGTGTTGTCTTTACGGGGGGCGTCCCGCACAACGAGGCCGATAAGTACCTACGGTGTATGGACATCATGGCGCTGCCGTCGCTGACCCGCCCGCACTGGAAAGAGCAGTTTGGCCGCGTGCTCATCGAGGCACTAGCCTGTGAGGTGGCGGTGGTGGGCTCGGACAGTGGGGAGATTCCCAATGTGGTCCGCAACACGGGCGGCGGGCTGGTCTGCAAAGAGGGGAGTGTCGAGTCCCTCACCGAGTGTTTGAGCGCGCTGGTCAACGACCCGGCGCGGCGGCTTGCCTTTGCGAAGGTGGGCTGCGCGGTGGTGCACAGCCAGTACACATTTGGCGCGGTCGCCCGGCAGCTCCAGGGGATTTTCGCGGAGGCGTTGTAG
- a CDS encoding SGNH/GDSL hydrolase family protein: MDRVTEWFGFRRVTFTVAGKEGWITEPKVPQSGRPWVWRASFPDFHAEIDRALLAAGWHTAYLETGEMLGCDAALDLWDAFYDEVTKNRGLGARPALEAVSRGGLYAYRYAARHPERIAALYADTPVLDLKSWPGGKGKGVGAPQVWKVAFERYGFKSDAEALAYNQNPLDLLPVIAKAKIPLRHVVSLNDRVVPADENTREAQRRLKKLGVTMDVVTIQEGTAESQGHHFPLVGIPESAEFFKRHTMGKSYHTLRRGLKAFGPKATVAFLGGSITFSPNGWRTQVESWLTQRFPQTQFTFIRAGISSLGSVPHAFRLESDVLGQGKPDLLFVEAAVNDPTNFTTPERMVRGLEGVVRHVRTVAPECDIVHLHFAMPEHLADWKSGKTPLAVAQHEKVAERYGNPSLDLTREVSERIAAGEFSWEKDFKDLHPSPFGHQLYANSITRLLDSALATPRPTKPHPLPKPVDRHSYSAGRYVLPNAATQLEGFALDPSWQPTDGKGTRDGFVKVPALVATTPKSRFTLTFTGNTVGLMIAAGPDTGVVECVIDGKPRPPLDTYTPWSGGLHLPWAVILADDLSSGEHTLTLTLSEKRNPKATGTALRVVYFLVS, from the coding sequence ATGGATCGAGTAACAGAGTGGTTCGGGTTTCGTCGGGTGACCTTCACGGTAGCGGGCAAGGAGGGCTGGATCACCGAGCCCAAGGTGCCGCAGTCCGGGAGGCCCTGGGTGTGGCGGGCATCGTTTCCAGACTTTCACGCCGAGATCGACCGTGCCTTGCTCGCCGCGGGATGGCACACGGCCTATCTGGAGACGGGCGAGATGCTCGGCTGCGATGCGGCACTGGACCTCTGGGACGCGTTCTACGACGAAGTGACGAAGAATCGCGGGCTGGGAGCGCGGCCTGCGCTGGAGGCCGTGAGCCGAGGCGGGCTCTATGCCTACCGCTATGCCGCGCGCCACCCCGAGCGGATCGCCGCGCTCTACGCTGACACGCCGGTGCTGGACCTCAAGAGCTGGCCCGGTGGCAAGGGCAAGGGGGTCGGTGCGCCGCAGGTCTGGAAGGTCGCGTTTGAGCGCTACGGCTTCAAGTCCGACGCCGAGGCGCTAGCCTACAACCAGAACCCACTCGACCTACTGCCTGTAATTGCGAAAGCCAAGATCCCCCTGCGCCACGTCGTCAGCCTCAACGACCGTGTGGTCCCCGCCGACGAGAACACGCGGGAGGCGCAGCGGCGGCTCAAGAAGCTGGGCGTCACGATGGACGTGGTGACGATCCAGGAGGGCACCGCGGAGAGCCAGGGGCACCACTTCCCGCTGGTCGGCATTCCCGAGAGTGCGGAGTTTTTCAAGCGCCACACGATGGGCAAGAGCTACCACACGCTCCGGCGCGGGCTCAAGGCGTTTGGTCCCAAGGCGACAGTCGCGTTTCTGGGCGGCTCGATCACCTTCTCGCCTAACGGCTGGCGCACCCAAGTGGAGAGCTGGCTCACCCAGCGCTTTCCTCAGACCCAGTTCACGTTCATCCGCGCTGGGATTTCGTCGCTGGGCTCGGTCCCCCACGCCTTCCGCCTGGAGAGCGATGTGCTGGGCCAAGGCAAGCCGGACCTGCTCTTTGTGGAGGCGGCGGTCAATGATCCGACCAACTTCACGACGCCCGAGCGCATGGTGCGCGGCCTAGAGGGCGTCGTGCGGCACGTGCGCACCGTCGCGCCCGAGTGCGATATCGTCCACCTGCACTTTGCCATGCCCGAGCACCTAGCGGACTGGAAGTCCGGCAAGACCCCGCTGGCGGTCGCGCAGCACGAGAAGGTCGCCGAGCGCTATGGGAACCCGTCGCTGGACCTCACCCGCGAGGTCTCTGAGCGGATCGCCGCCGGGGAGTTTAGCTGGGAGAAGGACTTTAAGGACCTGCATCCCTCGCCCTTTGGCCACCAGCTCTACGCCAATAGCATCACGCGCCTGCTCGATTCCGCCCTCGCAACGCCACGCCCGACCAAGCCGCACCCGCTCCCCAAGCCGGTCGATAGGCACAGCTACAGCGCGGGCCGCTATGTCCTGCCTAACGCCGCCACGCAGCTCGAAGGCTTTGCACTTGATCCGTCGTGGCAGCCCACCGATGGCAAGGGCACCCGCGACGGCTTCGTGAAGGTTCCTGCACTGGTCGCCACGACTCCCAAGAGCCGCTTTACCCTGACCTTTACGGGCAACACAGTCGGCCTGATGATCGCTGCGGGGCCGGACACGGGTGTGGTGGAGTGTGTGATCGACGGCAAGCCGCGCCCGCCTCTCGATACCTACACGCCTTGGAGCGGCGGCCTGCACCTGCCTTGGGCCGTGATCCTCGCCGATGATCTTAGCTCCGGCGAGCACACGCTCACCCTGACACTCTCGGAGAAGCGCAATCCCAAGGCAACGGGCACCGCGCTTCGGGTGGTGTATTTCTTAGTGTCGTAG
- a CDS encoding NlpC/P60 family protein: MKTLSGTLALLTLVLAPATQAQENSGNSSLDVTVNTGSAPSSAASRAVGTAGTQKAKLPPLSKSAPAPNRGTLSSRAGRPQEPQAAPTKVIVRPAKVVIDSVGVRVSRTDSSKILSVATVGQTLAVLSELEGFYGILMRNNTIGWVPKESMELLDYDQEVTLEQTAPTPSGTPEIAERGGLSAKQRQVLREAFTYMGVPYVWAGNTRSGLDCSAFVKNVFSTVGVSLPRHSGDQTVVGQKITDTGELLPGDRLYFAMKGGSTITHTGIYIGDGLFIHASTNHKCVDVDNLFKSYVNKLVAIRRD; the protein is encoded by the coding sequence GTGAAGACACTCTCTGGAACTCTTGCCTTACTCACACTGGTGCTGGCTCCGGCCACACAAGCTCAGGAAAACAGCGGAAACAGCTCCCTGGATGTCACGGTCAACACGGGCTCCGCGCCCTCGTCGGCTGCATCACGCGCCGTGGGGACAGCGGGGACCCAGAAAGCCAAGCTCCCTCCTCTCTCGAAGTCGGCGCCGGCTCCGAACCGGGGAACCCTCTCCAGCCGTGCGGGCCGCCCTCAGGAGCCGCAGGCCGCTCCCACAAAAGTGATCGTCCGGCCGGCCAAGGTGGTCATCGACTCCGTGGGGGTGCGTGTCTCCCGGACCGACAGCTCGAAGATCCTCTCGGTCGCGACTGTGGGGCAGACCCTGGCGGTTCTCTCGGAGCTGGAGGGCTTCTACGGGATCCTGATGCGCAACAATACGATTGGCTGGGTTCCCAAAGAGTCGATGGAGCTCCTGGACTACGACCAAGAGGTCACCCTGGAGCAGACCGCTCCCACCCCAAGTGGCACCCCCGAGATCGCCGAGCGTGGCGGGCTCTCCGCGAAGCAGCGCCAGGTCCTGCGCGAGGCATTCACCTACATGGGCGTCCCCTATGTCTGGGCTGGCAACACGCGCTCTGGGCTAGACTGCTCCGCATTTGTCAAGAATGTCTTCTCGACGGTCGGTGTCTCGCTTCCGCGGCACTCTGGCGACCAGACCGTCGTGGGGCAGAAGATCACCGACACGGGCGAGCTGCTTCCCGGTGACCGGCTCTACTTTGCGATGAAGGGCGGCTCGACCATCACGCACACCGGAATCTATATCGGTGATGGGCTCTTTATCCACGCCTCGACCAACCATAAGTGCGTCGATGTGGACAATCTTTTCAAGAGCTACGTCAATAAGCTAGTCGCCATTCGCCGCGACTAG